One genomic segment of Francisella persica ATCC VR-331 includes these proteins:
- the fumC gene encoding class II fumarate hydratase, whose protein sequence is MRRVEIDSTGQIEVDNDKYWGAQTQRSIEHFSIGNDLMPVEVIKALAIIKKAAAMTNHQLGILAQAKKEIIVEVADEIIASKLDEHFPLHVWMTGSGTQANMNVNEVISNRAIELLGGKKGSKNPIHPNDDVNMSQSSNDAFPSAMYIATAVEINNRLLPAVEYMQQQLAEKTKQWDNIVKIGRTHMQDAVPLTLGQEFSGYVALLENNIQRIKETLKYVYQLALGGTAVGTGLNAPVGFAEIAASNIAKITGLPFVSATNKFEVQGSHDALVAVMSQLKTLANSLFKIANDIRLLSCGPKAGFHELLIPENEPGSSIMPGKVNPTQCEAMAMVAAQVIGYDVAVGIAGSAGYLEMNVYKPLMIFNIIQSIRIISDSCKNFTKYLLVGMQPNKQKIDYFLRNSLMLVTALSPVIGYDKVAKMVHYAEQKNISLAEANEELKFLSKDEFDKVIDPYKMAKGGRL, encoded by the coding sequence TTGCGTAGAGTGGAGATAGATAGTACTGGTCAAATAGAAGTTGACAATGACAAATATTGGGGTGCACAAACACAGCGTTCTATAGAGCATTTTTCTATAGGTAATGATCTGATGCCTGTTGAAGTTATTAAAGCTTTGGCAATTATCAAAAAAGCCGCAGCTATGACAAATCATCAATTAGGTATCTTAGCACAAGCTAAAAAAGAAATTATCGTTGAAGTTGCTGATGAGATAATTGCATCTAAGCTTGATGAGCATTTTCCATTACATGTATGGATGACAGGCAGTGGAACTCAGGCAAATATGAATGTTAATGAAGTGATTTCAAATAGAGCCATAGAGCTTCTAGGTGGCAAAAAAGGGAGTAAAAATCCTATCCACCCAAATGATGATGTTAATATGTCTCAATCATCAAATGATGCTTTTCCAAGTGCAATGTATATTGCTACTGCAGTTGAGATAAATAATAGACTTTTACCTGCTGTTGAGTATATGCAACAACAATTAGCTGAAAAAACAAAGCAGTGGGACAATATTGTCAAAATCGGTAGGACACATATGCAAGATGCAGTACCACTAACTTTAGGTCAAGAGTTCTCTGGTTATGTAGCATTATTAGAAAATAATATTCAAAGAATCAAAGAAACATTGAAATATGTATATCAGCTTGCTCTTGGTGGTACAGCTGTTGGTACTGGTTTAAATGCTCCAGTAGGATTTGCAGAGATTGCCGCTAGTAATATTGCTAAGATTACTGGATTGCCTTTTGTTTCAGCTACCAATAAATTTGAAGTACAAGGCTCACATGATGCTTTAGTTGCTGTTATGAGTCAGCTTAAAACTTTAGCTAATTCATTATTTAAGATTGCTAATGATATTCGCTTACTTAGTTGCGGTCCAAAAGCTGGTTTTCATGAGTTATTAATTCCGGAAAATGAACCTGGCTCATCAATTATGCCTGGTAAAGTTAATCCCACTCAATGTGAAGCTATGGCAATGGTTGCTGCACAGGTAATAGGCTATGATGTTGCAGTTGGTATCGCTGGTAGTGCTGGCTATTTGGAGATGAATGTTTATAAACCATTAATGATTTTTAATATTATACAATCAATTAGGATAATCTCAGATAGTTGTAAAAACTTTACTAAGTATTTATTAGTTGGGATGCAACCAAACAAACAAAAAATTGATTATTTTCTTAGAAACTCATTAATGTTAGTAACAGCGCTTAGTCCTGTTATAGGCTACGATAAGGTAGCAAAAATGGTTCATTATGCCGAGCAAAAAAATATATCTTTGGCTGAGGCGAATGAGGAGCTTAAATTTTTGTCAAAAGATGAATTTGATAAAGTTATTGATCCTTATAAAATGGCTAAAGGTGGCAGATTATAG